CGGCACATCCGTCCGTATCCGCCCCCGCGTCACCCCGCTTCACCCAAACCCCCTGCGCAAGGAGAACCACCATGCATCCCATCGCGTCCCGAGTGACTGTTCTTGCCACGTGCGTCACCGCGCTCGGCCTCGCCATCGCCGCCGGCGTCTCGGGCGAATCCGCCCGCGAGTCCCAGCCCTCGACCCGGACGAGCGCCCCGATCGCCGGCATCACGCGCCAGCCCTCGCCCGCCGCTCGCGCCGTGCTTTTGGACCCCAACGACACGGTCGTCCTGCTGCTCGACCATCAGACCGGCCTCTTCCAGACCGTCAAGGACGTGCCGCTCGCCGAACTCCGCAGCAACACCGTGGCCCTCGCCAACATCGCCCGCCTCGGCAAGGCGCCCGTCATCTACACGGCCTCGGAGCCCGACGGCCCCAACGGCCCCATCATGCAAGAACTCGATTCGTTCAAGGACTACGCCACATACGTCCCGCGCAAGGGCGAGATCAGCGCCTGGGACAACGCCGACTTCGTCAAGGCCGTCGAAGCCACCGGCCGCAAGACGCTCGTCATCGCCGGCGTCTGGACGAGCGTCTGCGTCGCCTTCCCGGCGCTGCAGGCGCACGCCGACGGGTACAAGGTCTACTTCGTCACCGATGCCTCGGGCGACCCGAGCGTGCTGGCGTCGCAGACGACGATCGCCCGTCTGTCCGCCGCCGGCATCACGCCCGTCAGCACCAACGCCGTGCTCTGCGAGTTCCAGCGCACCTGGAACCGCCCCGACGCCGGCGCGTGGGGCGCGATCTACACCCAGGTCGTCCCGCACTACAAGGCGGCGATGGAGAGCTACATGCGCGCCCAGGACGCCGCACGCAAGGCCAAGTGAGCAGGCCCTGGTTCGTCGTGAGCCCCGCGCCCTCCAGACGCTCCCGATGCTGCTCGAGCGACTCGGTCCCGAGCGCCGCCGTGCCCCAACGCGCACCATCGAGCCGGCCGAAAGCCGTCCCCATGATGCGCGTCACGCCACCACCTCCGATCGCCGTCAAGTCGATCGCGGACTTCCTTCCTGTCGCGGTGCGGAGGCGACGGCAACCGCCGACAGCTCGGCAAAAGGACACCAGAGCCGCGGTATCACCGAAGAGCGGACGCTCCGCCGAACTCGATCTGCCCCGGTACGCTCTCCAAAAGCAAACAACCCCCGCCGAAGCAGGGGTTATCAAGCGAGGCGGACGGGACTCGAACCCGCAACCACCGGATCGACAGTCCGGTACTCTAACCAATTGAGCTACCGCCCCAAGCTGTCCCGATCACGCGACGCTGTCGAGGCGTCGCGGGTCACTACCGTAGACTTTATCCCGCCCGGGTCAAGCGGCGTGGCCTTCGCAGCCGCGG
This sequence is a window from Planctomycetota bacterium. Protein-coding genes within it:
- a CDS encoding isochorismatase family protein; the encoded protein is MHPIASRVTVLATCVTALGLAIAAGVSGESARESQPSTRTSAPIAGITRQPSPAARAVLLDPNDTVVLLLDHQTGLFQTVKDVPLAELRSNTVALANIARLGKAPVIYTASEPDGPNGPIMQELDSFKDYATYVPRKGEISAWDNADFVKAVEATGRKTLVIAGVWTSVCVAFPALQAHADGYKVYFVTDASGDPSVLASQTTIARLSAAGITPVSTNAVLCEFQRTWNRPDAGAWGAIYTQVVPHYKAAMESYMRAQDAARKAK